The sequence TtttcactccatcacatagtggaggagggtgtgcaaataattttgacacACTTTACTTTGCATCAGGTCTATATCATCAGATAATGAGACTTCCTTTACATATGGGTACCAAAATTCCCATAATGACATAGTTAATCATTGCTGCCAAATTTCACATTTCAGTGTTTCTTTCAATTAAAGTTTTTTGGAGGACATATTTTGTAATGATGATACCATATTAAATTTACGCATGTTTCTTAATTTTCAGCATACATGCAGGACAATGGATCAAGTGTCAACAAGATACCAACAAATAATATAGATGCCCAAGAAGAtatcaacatcagtgaggcaaaagaaaagaatggggagcaagagcttaagttaaagaaaatgaagaaaaaacGAAGACTGTCTGAAGATTCAACTATTAAAGGTAATAAAAACTCATTCTTCGTTTTTTAAATTCAAAGCAAAACTTGtatatattttagacaagtttttAGGTTCCACAATTACATTACTGATTTGTTGTATAAAGTAGTTGTATTTTATACAGCTGATGAGTCACAATATTGTTGCTGAAGAATGTTGTCTTAACCACACACAAAAAGATGAAAATacaaagacgtttcggtccgttctggaccactaTTAATTCAATTATTAGTTGTATTATACTTGACTGCTGATATAATTTATTTCATGTATTCCAGTTCACAGTAATATTAAAATTAACATCAGAGCCTGACGGCTcagtggacagtgctctgggtTTGTAATCCTAAGGGTCAAGGTTCTATTTTTATTAgatgctgaaacaaatgggcagtttcttttgccctgatgcacctattcacctaacagtaaataggtacttgggagttagacagctgatatgaGCTGCTTACTGGGAATGTGAGTgttaaaattaggattaaggacttgcccaaaaagctatgcatgctagtgtctgttcaagaatgtaagaaatcttttatatatatatatatatatatatatatatatatatatatatatatatatatatatatatatatatatatatatatatatatatatatacatacacatatatatatgtcgtacctagtagccagaactcacttcttgccctactatgcaatccccgatttgcctaataggccgattgatttactttattttcaataaattgtttccaattagtttatttgaattattattattatattatattaggaacataaattattgacttagttgtgtgagTATAGGTtacgtttagataggttaggtaaggttggttaggttcggtcatatatctacgttagttttaactcaaatttcaaaaaattaacttataaataatgaaatggaatgatttatcatttcataggaaaaaaatgagaaaaatacataaattcaggaaaacttggattattaggcaaattgggccttgcatagtaggccgagtatgacgttctggctactaggtacaatatatatatatatatatatatatatatatatatatatatatatatatatatatatatatatatatatatatatatatatatatatatgcggaaaatccacagagaaatatgaaatgaggtgaacgtttccgctttgttaaagcctttgtcaacaccagactcatcatttcatatatatatatatatatatatatatatatatatatatatatatatatatatatatatatatatatatatatatatatatatatatatatatatatatatatatatatatatttcagcctggtgttgacaaaggctttaacaaagccgaaacgttcacctcatttcatatttctctgtggattttccgcataaaatgatcagtgttttgtgatcgtcaattgcatatatatatatataatatatatatatatatatatatgtcgtacctagtagccagaacgcacttctcagcctactatgcaaggcccgatttgcctaataagccaagttttcctgaattaatatattttctctaatttttttcttatgaaatgataaagctacccatttcattatgtatgaggtcaatgtttttttattgtagttaaaattaacgtagatgtatgaccgaacctaaccaaccctacctaacctaacctaacctatctttataggttaggttaggttaggtagccgaaaaagttaggttaggttaggttaggtagtcgaaaaaacattaattcatgaaaacttggcttattaggcaaatcgggccttgcactgtaggctgagaagtgcgttctggctactaggtacgacatatatatatatatatatatatatatatatatatatatatatatatatatatatatatatatatatatatatatgtggtaccaagtagccagaactcactttttggcctactatgcaaggcccgatttgcctaataagccaatttttcctgaattaatatattttttctaatttttttcttatgaaatgataaagctaacccatttcattatgtatgaggtcaatttttttttattggcgttaaaattaacgtagatatatgactgaacctaaccaaccctacctaacctaacctacctctataggttatgtttggttaggtagccgaaaaagttaagttaggttaggttaggttaggtaggttaggtagtcgaaaaacaattaattcatgaaaacttggcttattaggcaaatcgggccttgcatagtaggctgagaagtgcgttctggctactaggtacaacatatatatatatatatatatatatatatatatatatatgtcgtacctagtagccagaacgcacttatcagcctacaatgcaaggcccgatttgcctaataagccaagttttcatgaattaatatgttttctctagtttttttcttacgaaatgataaagctacccaattcattatgtatgaggtcaatttttttttaatggagttaaaattaacgtagatatatgaccgaacctaaccaaccctacctaacctaacctaatctatcttcataggttaggttcggttaggtagcagaaaaagttaggttaggttaggttaggtaggttaggtagtcgaaaaaacattaattcatgaaaacttagcttattaggcaaatcgggccttgaatagtaggctgataagtacgttctggctattaggtacgacatatatatatatatatatatatatatatatatatatatatatatttcatttatttatttatttatttatttatttatatacaagaaggtacattgggtttgtgagaatacatagcatagtatttacaattttgtaaagccactagtatgcgcagcgtttcaggcaggtcctttatctaatagataattttaattaggtaaattctagcagaattaataaaataacaaatacattgcaagaaaaaaaatgagatgagagagaatagtaggtatattaaagcccattggtatattaaagctctgattgattacactgacagcttgattggtaatttaaacaagattaatagacaccatacagcagattgacagcacatataagaagacagcaatgataacaatggtaaagatgttcggatcggGTACATAAAAATTTGgaaattgggtagcaatagatacagtgcaattttaaagcaaaatgtaaaaaactatgaagatgaaattaggtacttttttgtattgtttatgaatgacgcaaaagttggacagcttttaaattcaatagggagtgagttccatggacTGGGTccgtttgtttatatatatatatatatatatatatatatatatatatatatatatatatatatataaatatatatgtatatgtatatatatatataaatatatatatatatatatatatatataaatatatatatatatatatatatatatatatatatatatatatatatatatatatatatatatgtatatgtatatatatatatatatataaatatatatatatatatatatatataaatatatatatataaatatatatatatatatatatataatatatatatataatatatatataatatatatatatatatatatatatatatatatatatatatatatatatatatatatatatatatatatatatatatatatatatatatatatatatatataaataaaagaaaatatatatataaaaaatccaACCTGAAGTTCATGCCTTCTTTACCCAACAAAGTCTCATCCGTTTATCAaagaatttttaaatatattttcatatattgatTTATTGGGGTTCTATTACATGGCCAGGAAGAATTTCAGATCCGGATTAACATTAAGAAATATTTTTTTGTACATTTATatagaacaatttctttagtattttaccatccatatatttaaaagcaattatgaagttagaaagtgtagcataggctcctcacacaacattctttatgtggtcctcaggtgatacttttctatctagaacatccctagatctcttttttttatcagaattttttaaggatttctcacataatttataggttgtgtggggtctatgttctcctattgcacattccataacatgacatttattcacattaaattccatttgccaagtggtgctccatacacttattttgtccaggtcatcttgaagggcatgccaatcatctaagtttcttgttCTTCCtattattttagcatcatcagcaaacatgttcatataattctgtatttcatctggtagattgtttatgtagacaatgaacatcttcGGTGCAAGATCTGAgctctgtggtactccacttgtaacatttctccagtctgatacattgcctctgattactgccctcattttcctaaagtcagaaaagttttcatccatgttagaagcttacctgtcacccctccaatattttccagtttccggaACAACCTCTTTATGTGGAACTCTATCAAAAgcgttttttaggtccagatagatgcagtcaacccaaccatctctttcctgtaaaatctttgttgctcgatcatagaaactgagtaaattcgatacaccggATCTTCttgatcaaaaaccatactgtctgtctgatattatatcatttctccccCAGTGTTCTaaccatttagtttttttttttttttcaatattttgacattacacttgtcaatgatacaggtctataattgagtgggtcttctctgctgtcacttttgtagatttgaagtattgtgtttgtgtgtgtagcatGTGCATTAATTCAAGTAGAGTGGCTGTGTGTTATCTGTAGCTGCAGCTGTAGAGAAACACAATTTTTGTTTAATGAggatatatattttattcaggtTTTCCTTATTTTCAGTTCACATTCAGGAAAATCAAAAGAGGAAGATCAGGGAAGCGAAAGACAAGAATGTAGAGCAAGAGGATAAGTTCTTGAAAAAAATGAAGAAACACAGACTTTCTCAAGATACAACTGTGACAGGTAATCAAAACTCATTCTTCGATTTCTAAGCaaaacatgtactcacctagttgtgtttgcaggggttgaggattggctctatggtcccgtgtttcaactgtcaatcaactggtgtatatatTCTTgggccattcctccagtttgtccagttttagttataaattttaaagatttaaaaattgtaaagtaatataaacttaatggtaatttaagtaatgaaaacttattggaacttaaagtaaaaatgaactagaataattaataacaatggaTGACCAATAAAagtcaaaaagcaattatgaaatctataaaattaatagcttacttactataatataataagtacactatagtttaatattaaagttacactaaaacactaAAACAAAATGTGGTAGATTAAATTGagatacactcaggtacactggatgataaagtttatactagaggacacaggcaaagccagtgtactatggaacaaggaagtaaaaaaagaaaaaagagacaataataaagaagacccattttttttttttttaagttaaaaccttttggaaggaaaggcagagctaaagtacacattGGTAGTTAAATGAGGTTATAATTTGAACTCTGGTTAttcagcagctatcccacagtcattcaggagaattgaggtgagctTCAGTTGTTAtaaaataggtttttccagtgtcagtcccccTAGCTATAATTGTATTGTCtcccacaaaacaatgtttaattacaGGGGAATTTTTCCAGAAACCCcgcagtttaaataagagattttgtctgaacctggtcagacatttatTCACATAAACATTTGATTTACTAGAGACTGCAGATTTGAAAAGGTCTAACTTGCGGAAGCAGCTATCTAGTTTAACTCAAATTCTCCTGTTATTTATACCCTCCTGTTGATttgatacccactctataagctgatttgatgtcacTAGTTTTGATTGAATATTTTGATCATATCTTGGATATTTTGATCTTTGGGGAATATATTTCAATATTTGGATCATACCTTGGATCATTTGGTCTTGGGGGAAAGACCATCATGCATTCATTCATTAATTCATGATGGTCTTGGGAGAAGtttgtgaatgaatgaatggaggTTTTGGGGAGGCTTCAAGTGTGCTTTTTGGACCTGGCGAGTCTTTGGTTCCTGTCCCATCTCAAGAATATCTGATCATATATTCAAAGCTCTTTTTGTTATTTGGCAGTCTACCAGCTGTCAACTATTTGTTGTGATGTGttttgttaatatatattttgtttagaatATACTGTATGGAAACCAGGGATACAAATATTGTATAGctacaaatataaaaaaaaataatttaaatataaagtacttgttatatattctcaaataattattatataagtgTGCAATGAATTGATGTGTGCTGTATTTGCAGAGCATCAAATCATGTAGATGGTAGGgcaagtaccttgaggtgcttccggggcttagcgtccccgcggctcggtcgtcgaccaggcctcctggttgctggactgatcaatcaggctgttggatgcggctgctcgcagcctgatgtatgagtcacagcctggttgatcaggtataatttggaggtgcttatccagttctcttgaacactgaggggtttgccagttatgccccttatgtgtagcggaagcgtgttgaacagtctcaggcctctgatgttgatagagttctctctcagagtacctgttgcacttctgcttttcaatgggggtattctgcacatcctgccatgtcttctggtctcatgtgatgttatttctgtgtgcaggttcgggaccagcccctctaatattttccacgtgtaatttattatgtatctctcccgcctgtgctcaagggagtacagattt is a genomic window of Procambarus clarkii isolate CNS0578487 chromosome 8, FALCON_Pclarkii_2.0, whole genome shotgun sequence containing:
- the LOC138359395 gene encoding glutamic acid-rich protein-like isoform X2; the encoded protein is MQDNGSSVNKIPTNNIDAQEDINISEAKEKNGEQELKLKKMKKKRRLSEDSTIKVHIQENQKRKIREAKDKNVEQEDKFLKKMKKHRLSQDTTVTAHQCLLTAEASTFIRVPKDHILEGSKTSIILKPSNRKEERNNLKIVKKEDVSVGRGQVMMVQKKITHNLSDSR
- the LOC138359395 gene encoding uncharacterized protein isoform X1; protein product: MLPGSGLSSKNVNNLTELFYLAYMQDNGSSVNKIPTNNIDAQEDINISEAKEKNGEQELKLKKMKKKRRLSEDSTIKVHIQENQKRKIREAKDKNVEQEDKFLKKMKKHRLSQDTTVTAHQCLLTAEASTFIRVPKDHILEGSKTSIILKPSNRKEERNNLKIVKKEDVSVGRGQVMMVQKKITHNLSDSR